Proteins from one Sporichthyaceae bacterium genomic window:
- the pepN gene encoding aminopeptidase N, whose translation MPGKNLTRDEAGDRAGRLDVGTYTVELDLTSDGPTYLSTTVIGFTAADAGESFVDLIAPEVTELTLNGRSLDPATHFDGTRIRLPALENSNTLRVVANCAYMNTGEGLHRFIDPVDSRTYLYTQFEVADAKRVFACFDQPDLKATFQLTVLAPADWAVFSNATTPEPRPVSGRSGAAAWAFEATPPISTYITALVAGGYHVERDVYRRGDLEIPMAVACRASLAEHLDAAEIFDVTKRGFDFFLDLFAHPYPFTKYDQLFVPEYNAGAMENAGCVTILEDYVFRSKVTDATYERRAETILHELAHMWFGDLVTMRWWDDLWLNESFATFVSVLAQAESTRWTNAWTTFANVEKTWAYRQDQLPSTHPIVADITDLADVEVNFDGITYAKGASVLKQLVAWVGHDNFFEAIRRYFSRHAWGNTTLADLMVMLEETSGRDLTTWSQLWLQTAGVNVLRPEFTLDEAGNFAEFAVVQTAVPEYPTIRPHRIAIGRYDLTEGQLRRRDRIEIDIAGPRTEVPELVGTMGADLVLVNDDDLTYAKIRLDQHSLATVGRSIGAFVDSLPRTLCWAAAWDMTRDAELPAREYVELVLRGIDFETDIVVEQALQRQAVAALHSFADPGYRDTGLARLGNAALERLRKAAPGSDRQLSWARTFAGVARGEEQLEVLSGLLSGAHSLDGLVMDPDLRWHLLRRLVTCGAAGATDIEKELAVDDTAAGRRYAAAALASRPTIAAKEEAWASVVRDDSLPNATQAAVIGGLNQPEQTALTEVFVRRYFEALPTVWEQRTNKIAQGLVVGLYPSFRIEQSTLDLTDEFLATQRPPALRRLLLESRDGIVRAMRARECDHARA comes from the coding sequence GTGCCCGGCAAGAACCTGACCCGAGACGAGGCGGGCGACCGCGCCGGCCGACTGGACGTCGGGACGTACACCGTCGAACTCGACCTGACCAGCGACGGGCCGACCTACCTGTCCACCACGGTCATCGGCTTCACCGCCGCCGACGCCGGCGAGTCATTTGTGGACCTGATCGCACCGGAGGTCACCGAGCTGACCCTGAACGGTCGATCGTTGGACCCGGCCACGCACTTCGACGGGACACGGATCAGGCTGCCCGCGCTGGAGAACAGCAACACCCTGCGGGTCGTGGCCAACTGCGCCTACATGAACACCGGTGAGGGCCTGCACCGGTTCATCGACCCGGTCGACAGCCGCACCTACCTGTACACCCAGTTCGAGGTCGCCGACGCCAAGCGGGTGTTCGCCTGCTTCGACCAGCCGGACCTGAAGGCCACCTTCCAGCTCACGGTGCTGGCCCCGGCCGACTGGGCCGTGTTCTCCAACGCCACCACCCCGGAGCCACGCCCGGTGTCCGGGCGGTCCGGCGCGGCGGCCTGGGCGTTCGAGGCCACCCCGCCGATCTCCACCTACATCACCGCGCTGGTCGCCGGCGGCTACCACGTCGAGCGCGACGTCTACCGCCGCGGCGACCTGGAGATCCCGATGGCGGTGGCCTGCCGAGCCTCGCTGGCCGAGCACCTCGACGCGGCCGAGATCTTCGACGTCACCAAGCGCGGATTCGACTTCTTCCTCGACCTCTTCGCGCACCCGTACCCGTTCACCAAGTACGACCAGCTGTTCGTGCCCGAGTACAACGCCGGCGCCATGGAGAACGCCGGCTGCGTGACGATCCTCGAGGACTACGTCTTCCGCTCCAAGGTCACCGACGCCACCTACGAGCGCCGGGCCGAGACGATCCTGCACGAGTTGGCGCACATGTGGTTCGGCGACCTGGTCACCATGCGGTGGTGGGACGACCTGTGGCTGAACGAGTCCTTCGCCACCTTCGTCTCGGTGCTGGCCCAGGCCGAGTCGACCCGGTGGACCAACGCCTGGACCACGTTCGCCAACGTGGAGAAGACCTGGGCCTACCGCCAGGACCAGCTGCCCTCCACCCACCCGATCGTCGCCGACATCACCGACCTGGCCGACGTCGAGGTCAATTTCGACGGCATCACCTACGCCAAGGGCGCTTCGGTGCTCAAGCAGTTGGTGGCCTGGGTCGGCCACGACAACTTCTTCGAGGCGATCCGGCGTTACTTCTCCCGCCACGCCTGGGGAAACACCACGTTGGCCGACTTGATGGTGATGCTCGAGGAGACCTCGGGCCGCGACCTGACCACCTGGTCGCAACTGTGGCTGCAGACCGCGGGCGTCAACGTGCTGCGGCCGGAGTTCACCCTCGACGAGGCCGGGAACTTCGCCGAGTTCGCCGTCGTCCAGACCGCGGTGCCGGAGTACCCGACCATCCGACCGCACCGGATCGCCATTGGCAGATACGATCTGACGGAGGGTCAGCTCAGGCGGCGCGACCGGATCGAGATCGACATCGCCGGTCCGCGCACCGAGGTGCCCGAGTTGGTCGGCACCATGGGCGCCGACCTGGTCCTGGTCAACGACGACGACCTGACCTACGCGAAGATCCGTCTGGACCAGCATTCCCTGGCGACCGTGGGCCGCAGCATCGGCGCGTTCGTCGACTCGCTGCCGCGCACCCTGTGCTGGGCCGCGGCCTGGGACATGACCCGCGACGCGGAACTGCCCGCGCGGGAGTACGTCGAGCTGGTGCTGCGCGGCATCGACTTCGAGACCGACATCGTCGTCGAGCAGGCACTGCAGCGGCAGGCCGTCGCGGCACTGCACTCCTTCGCCGACCCCGGCTACCGCGACACCGGCTTGGCCCGGCTGGGCAACGCCGCGCTCGAGCGACTGCGCAAGGCCGCGCCGGGCAGCGACCGACAGCTGTCGTGGGCCCGAACGTTCGCCGGCGTCGCCCGCGGCGAGGAGCAGCTCGAGGTGCTCTCCGGCCTGTTGTCCGGCGCGCACTCGCTGGACGGGCTGGTGATGGACCCGGACCTGCGTTGGCACCTGCTGCGCCGCCTGGTCACCTGCGGGGCCGCCGGGGCGACCGACATCGAGAAGGAACTGGCCGTCGACGACACCGCCGCCGGACGCCGCTACGCCGCGGCCGCGCTGGCCTCCCGGCCGACGATCGCCGCCAAGGAGGAGGCCTGGGCCTCGGTCGTCCGCGACGACTCGCTGCCGAACGCCACCCAAGCCGCTGTCATCGGCGGCCTCAACCAGCCCGAGCAGACAGCGCTGACCGAGGTGTTCGTGAGGCGCTACTTCGAGGCCCTGCCGACCGTGTGGGAGCAGCGCACCAACAAGATCGCCCAGGGCCTGGTCGTCGGCCTCTACCCGTCGTTCCGGATCGAGCAGTCGACCCTGGACCTGACCGACGAGTTCCTGGCCACGCAGCGGCCGCCGGCGCTGCGCCGCCTGCTGCTGGAGAGTCGCGACGGGATCGTGCGGGCCATGCGCGCCCGCGAGTGCGACCACGCCCGCGCCTGA
- a CDS encoding ribose-5-phosphate isomerase, translating to MRVYLGSDHAGYELKAHLLKWLEDRGEEPVDCGPIAYDPQDDYPPFVLRAAARTVADPGSLGIVIGGSGNGEAMAANKVPGVRAALAWSLETAQLGREHNDANVLSIGARMHTVAEAVTFVERFLDTPFSQDPRHIRRIDMLSAYEVAHALPGDAPLDGAHPELPDPA from the coding sequence ATGCGCGTCTACCTGGGTTCGGACCACGCGGGCTACGAGCTCAAGGCCCATCTGCTGAAGTGGCTCGAGGACCGCGGTGAGGAACCCGTCGACTGCGGGCCGATCGCCTACGACCCGCAGGACGACTACCCGCCGTTCGTCCTGCGCGCTGCCGCCCGCACCGTCGCCGACCCGGGCAGCCTCGGGATCGTCATAGGTGGCTCGGGCAACGGTGAGGCCATGGCGGCCAACAAGGTGCCCGGCGTGCGCGCCGCGTTGGCGTGGTCGTTGGAGACCGCCCAACTCGGCCGGGAGCACAACGACGCCAACGTGCTCAGCATCGGCGCCCGGATGCACACCGTGGCCGAGGCGGTCACGTTCGTCGAACGCTTCCTGGACACCCCGTTCAGCCAGGACCCGCGGCACATCCGCCGCATCGACATGCTCAGCGCGTACGAGGTCGCCCACGCGCTGCCGGGCGACGCGCCGCTCGACGGGGCGCATCCGGAACTGCCCGACCCCGCCTGA
- the fgd gene encoding glucose-6-phosphate dehydrogenase (coenzyme-F420), with the protein MSIRIGYKASAEQFGPRDLVEFGVAAEQHGFDSAVVSDHFQPWRHNGGHAPFSISWMTAVGERTERITLGTSVLTATFRYNPAVIAQAFATMGCLYPDRIMLGLGTGEALNDVAVTGMEWPEFKERFARMREAIDLMRRLWTEDHVDHDGEYYKTVGATIYDKPARPVPVYVAAGGPVVARYAGRVGDGFICTSGKGMKLYQEELVPALTEGLEKAGRTPESLDRMIEVKLSYDHDADFALHATRFWAPLSLTAEQKHSVHSSQEMERLADELPIEQVAKRWIVAAKPDEVLEGLKPYIDAGFTNLVFHAPGADQVRFMDQFAADVMPALRALS; encoded by the coding sequence ATGAGCATCCGGATCGGGTACAAGGCCTCGGCCGAGCAGTTCGGGCCGCGGGACCTGGTGGAGTTCGGCGTCGCCGCCGAGCAGCACGGCTTCGACAGTGCCGTGGTCAGCGACCACTTCCAGCCGTGGCGGCACAACGGCGGGCACGCGCCTTTCTCGATCTCCTGGATGACCGCGGTCGGCGAGCGCACCGAGCGCATCACGCTGGGGACCTCGGTGCTCACCGCGACGTTCCGCTACAACCCGGCAGTGATCGCGCAGGCATTCGCCACGATGGGCTGCCTGTACCCGGACCGGATCATGCTCGGCCTGGGCACCGGCGAGGCGCTGAACGACGTGGCCGTCACGGGTATGGAGTGGCCGGAGTTCAAGGAGCGCTTCGCCCGGATGCGTGAGGCCATCGACCTGATGCGCCGGTTGTGGACCGAGGACCACGTCGACCACGACGGCGAGTACTACAAGACCGTGGGCGCGACGATCTACGACAAGCCTGCCAGGCCGGTCCCGGTCTACGTCGCTGCGGGCGGCCCGGTCGTGGCCCGATACGCCGGTCGCGTCGGCGACGGCTTCATCTGCACCTCGGGCAAGGGCATGAAGCTGTACCAGGAGGAGTTGGTACCGGCGTTGACCGAGGGCCTGGAGAAGGCCGGGCGCACCCCCGAGTCGTTGGACCGGATGATCGAGGTCAAGCTCTCCTACGACCACGACGCCGACTTCGCGCTGCACGCGACCCGCTTCTGGGCGCCGCTGTCGCTGACCGCCGAGCAGAAGCACAGTGTGCACAGCTCGCAGGAGATGGAGCGCCTGGCCGACGAGCTGCCCATCGAGCAGGTGGCCAAGCGCTGGATCGTCGCGGCCAAACCCGACGAGGTGCTCGAGGGCCTCAAGCCCTACATCGACGCGGGCTTCACCAACTTGGTCTTCCACGCCCCGGGCGCGGACCAGGTTCGCTTCATGGATCAGTTCGCCGCGGACGTCATGCCCGCGCTCCGCGCCCTGTCCTGA
- a CDS encoding 2-dehydropantoate 2-reductase has product MRIGVIGAGGVGGYFGARYAAAGHDVAFLARGASLAALRTNGIKIRSPRGDLEMPVEVTDDAAKIGECDVTLLAVKGHAIDAAMPALETMLGKAGWTAVLQNGGPGPSERVAAAIGADRTVGGAVYISCHLREPGVLEHHSPLAGVGLGEMVGGRSARLEEFAAATAPAGIDVEISADVRVLLWSKFAFICGLAGATAASGHPIGDVRSSDSGRRLLHGLVTEGAAVARAEGVKLPADYEATTLALLDHIDGGMRSSLHEDLVHGRPSELEFLHGEIVRRAGLVGVAVPVTATVHAVLLPRDAAGRAAVRA; this is encoded by the coding sequence GTGCGGATCGGCGTGATCGGAGCCGGCGGGGTCGGCGGGTATTTCGGTGCCAGGTACGCCGCGGCCGGTCATGACGTGGCATTTCTGGCGCGCGGGGCGAGCCTTGCCGCGTTGCGGACCAACGGCATCAAGATCCGCAGCCCGCGTGGCGATCTGGAGATGCCGGTCGAGGTCACCGACGACGCCGCCAAGATCGGCGAGTGCGACGTCACGCTGCTGGCTGTCAAAGGACACGCGATCGACGCCGCGATGCCCGCGCTGGAGACGATGCTCGGCAAGGCCGGTTGGACCGCTGTGCTGCAGAACGGCGGTCCCGGGCCCAGCGAGCGGGTCGCCGCCGCGATCGGTGCCGATCGCACCGTGGGCGGCGCCGTCTACATCTCCTGCCACCTCCGCGAGCCGGGGGTGCTCGAACACCACTCGCCATTGGCCGGGGTCGGGCTGGGGGAGATGGTCGGCGGCCGCAGCGCCCGGCTGGAGGAGTTCGCCGCGGCCACCGCCCCGGCCGGCATCGACGTCGAGATCTCTGCGGACGTGCGGGTCCTGCTCTGGTCGAAGTTCGCGTTCATCTGCGGCCTGGCCGGGGCGACCGCGGCCAGTGGGCACCCGATCGGCGACGTGCGGTCGTCCGACTCCGGCCGCCGACTGCTGCACGGTTTGGTGACCGAGGGCGCCGCCGTTGCGCGGGCCGAGGGCGTCAAGCTGCCGGCGGACTACGAGGCGACCACGCTGGCGTTGCTGGACCACATCGACGGCGGGATGCGCAGCTCGCTGCACGAGGACCTGGTCCATGGGCGGCCGAGTGAGCTGGAGTTCCTGCACGGCGAGATCGTGCGTCGGGCGGGGCTGGTGGGCGTGGCAGTACCGGTGACAGCGACGGTGCACGCAGTGCTGCTCCCTCGCGACGCCGCGGGTCGGGCCGCAGTCCGGGCGTGA
- a CDS encoding sigma-70 family RNA polymerase sigma factor: MNRRSGHLRVALTDADPGRPARLEDLLQAVAKGDQDAFAAVFERMSAPVYGLIRRVLRDPAQSEEVAQEVLLAVWRTAARFDETQGSGTAWMMTMAHRRAVDRVRSEQATADRHHRFGSRDVEPAYDSVAESVENRLDQEAVRECLSSLTDLQRESVTLAYYQGLSYREVAEHLELPLGTVKTRMRDGLIRMRDCLGVAV, from the coding sequence ATGAACCGCAGGTCGGGTCACCTCCGTGTGGCGCTGACCGACGCGGACCCCGGCCGGCCGGCGCGCCTGGAGGATCTGCTGCAGGCGGTCGCCAAGGGCGACCAGGATGCATTTGCCGCCGTCTTCGAGCGTATGTCCGCACCCGTATACGGCCTGATCCGGCGCGTGCTGCGCGACCCGGCGCAGTCCGAGGAGGTCGCCCAGGAGGTGCTGCTCGCCGTCTGGCGCACCGCGGCCCGGTTCGACGAGACCCAGGGCTCGGGGACCGCTTGGATGATGACGATGGCGCACCGGCGGGCGGTCGACCGGGTGCGCTCCGAGCAGGCCACCGCCGACCGGCACCACCGCTTCGGTAGCCGCGATGTCGAGCCGGCCTACGACTCGGTTGCCGAGTCCGTGGAGAACCGGTTGGACCAGGAGGCCGTGCGCGAGTGCCTGTCCTCGCTCACCGACCTGCAACGGGAATCGGTCACGTTGGCCTACTACCAGGGCCTGAGCTATCGCGAGGTCGCCGAGCACCTCGAGCTCCCGCTGGGCACCGTCAAGACGCGGATGCGCGACGGCCTGATCCGCATGCGCGACTGCCTCGGAGTGGCCGTGTGA
- a CDS encoding CaiB/BaiF CoA-transferase family protein gives MPGPLHGLRVVELGGIGPGPHAAMLLADVGADVVRVERPSGGLQVLPPGARNWMLRGISVVSADLKTDEGRAALNELLSATDVVIEGYRPGVAERLGIGPDDASALNPRLIYARMTGWGQGGPLAQRAGHDINYIGLTGGLNAFRSADGRPVPPINMFGDFGGGSLYLVLGILAALFERGISGRGQVVDGAIVDGTASLLQMVWGLRAVGIWSDAPGTNLLDGGAPFYDTYECSDGRFVAVGALEPQFYAALLAGLGLDAADLPRQHDASGWPALRKQFTELFASRTRDEWAAHFVDTDACVSPVLAFDEVAQHPHVRERGTLVEVDGVVQSAPAPRFSRSDPGVPAAPAAAPTPLADVLARWTAN, from the coding sequence ATGCCGGGTCCGTTGCACGGTCTGCGAGTGGTGGAACTCGGCGGGATCGGCCCCGGGCCGCATGCCGCGATGCTGCTGGCCGACGTCGGCGCCGACGTGGTGCGGGTGGAGCGGCCCAGCGGTGGCTTGCAGGTCCTGCCGCCCGGCGCCCGGAACTGGATGCTGCGGGGTATCTCGGTGGTCTCGGCGGACCTGAAGACCGACGAGGGCCGCGCGGCGCTGAACGAGTTGCTCTCGGCGACCGACGTGGTCATCGAGGGGTACCGGCCGGGCGTGGCCGAGCGGCTGGGCATCGGACCTGACGACGCGTCAGCGCTGAACCCGCGGCTGATCTACGCCCGGATGACCGGCTGGGGTCAGGGCGGTCCGTTGGCGCAGCGGGCCGGGCACGACATCAACTACATCGGCCTGACCGGCGGGCTCAACGCCTTCCGCTCCGCCGACGGCCGGCCGGTGCCGCCGATCAACATGTTCGGGGACTTCGGCGGCGGCTCGCTGTACCTGGTGCTGGGCATCCTGGCGGCGCTGTTCGAGCGCGGGATCTCCGGCCGCGGCCAGGTCGTCGACGGCGCGATCGTCGACGGGACCGCATCGTTGCTGCAGATGGTCTGGGGCCTGCGCGCGGTGGGGATCTGGAGCGACGCCCCGGGCACCAACCTGCTGGACGGCGGCGCCCCGTTCTACGACACCTACGAGTGCTCCGACGGCCGGTTCGTCGCCGTGGGCGCGTTGGAGCCGCAGTTCTACGCGGCGCTGCTGGCCGGTCTGGGGCTGGACGCGGCCGACCTGCCGCGCCAGCACGACGCCTCCGGCTGGCCGGCCCTGCGCAAGCAGTTCACCGAGTTGTTCGCCTCGCGTACCCGCGACGAGTGGGCCGCGCACTTCGTCGACACCGACGCCTGCGTGAGCCCGGTCCTGGCCTTCGACGAGGTGGCGCAGCACCCGCACGTGCGCGAGCGCGGCACCCTCGTCGAGGTCGACGGCGTGGTGCAATCCGCGCCCGCGCCCCGGTTCTCCCGGTCCGATCCGGGCGTGCCCGCGGCCCCGGCCGCGGCGCCGACCCCGCTGGCCGACGTCCTCGCTCGCTGGACCGCGAACTGA
- the mftE gene encoding mycofactocin biosynthesis peptidyl-dipeptidase MftE: protein MRDLADLTWPQVEAAVGPELVLAVPIGSTEQHGHHLPLSVDSDVATALCRGLADRRPGVLIAPMLPYGSSGEHADFPGTISIGREALESVLVELGRSAATTFPRIVVVSGHGGNAEPLRAAVARLREEGRDVRAFEPRWDGDAHAGRTETSLALALDPNRVDLAAAVPGDTRPLAEILPVLRANGLRAVTASGVLGDPRDADELSGAVLLSRLIGDLTAAVTDWWG from the coding sequence ATGCGCGACCTCGCGGATCTGACGTGGCCTCAGGTCGAGGCGGCCGTCGGTCCCGAGCTTGTGCTGGCCGTTCCCATCGGATCGACCGAACAGCACGGCCACCACTTACCGCTGTCGGTGGATTCCGACGTCGCCACCGCGTTGTGCCGCGGGTTGGCCGATCGCCGCCCTGGCGTGCTGATCGCCCCGATGCTGCCGTACGGGTCCAGCGGTGAGCACGCGGACTTCCCCGGCACGATCTCGATCGGGCGGGAGGCGTTGGAGTCGGTGCTGGTCGAACTCGGCCGGTCGGCAGCGACGACGTTCCCGCGGATCGTGGTGGTTTCCGGTCACGGTGGCAACGCCGAGCCGTTGCGCGCCGCGGTGGCGCGGCTGCGGGAGGAGGGCCGCGACGTGCGTGCCTTCGAGCCGCGCTGGGACGGCGACGCGCACGCCGGGCGGACCGAGACCTCGCTGGCGCTGGCGCTGGACCCGAACCGGGTCGACCTGGCCGCCGCGGTGCCCGGCGACACCCGCCCGTTGGCCGAGATCCTGCCCGTGCTGCGGGCCAACGGATTGCGCGCGGTCACCGCGAGCGGCGTGCTCGGCGACCCGCGGGATGCCGACGAACTGTCCGGAGCCGTGCTGCTGAGTCGCTTGATCGGCGACCTGACGGCGGCCGTGACCGATTGGTGGGGCTGA
- a CDS encoding mycofactocin-coupled SDR family oxidoreductase yields MTLRQSVALVTGAGRGIGAATVGALARSGWAVLAVDSCAPDPAVGYPMATVADLAAVVAAAGGAVQSYVADVRDPGALADAVAAAERHWGGLDAAITCAGVIAGGVPHWEFAPEAERAVLDVDLGGVLNLGRAAVPALLRRPEPRSGRFLAVASAAATRGLPHLAAYCAAKAGVAGFVRALAVELAGTGVTANAVSPGSTDTAMLAASADLYRLAGPEEFARQAPLGRLLEPAEIAAMLVFLAGPQAGGITGAVVPVDGGLAL; encoded by the coding sequence ATGACTCTCCGTCAGTCGGTGGCGTTGGTGACCGGGGCAGGCCGCGGGATCGGCGCGGCCACCGTCGGTGCTCTGGCTCGCTCGGGTTGGGCGGTGCTCGCGGTCGACTCGTGCGCGCCCGACCCGGCCGTCGGCTATCCGATGGCCACCGTGGCCGACCTGGCCGCGGTGGTGGCCGCCGCGGGCGGTGCGGTGCAGTCGTACGTCGCGGACGTCCGAGATCCCGGGGCGCTGGCCGACGCCGTCGCGGCGGCCGAACGACACTGGGGCGGCCTGGACGCCGCGATCACATGCGCCGGGGTGATCGCCGGCGGGGTGCCGCACTGGGAGTTCGCGCCCGAGGCCGAACGTGCCGTGCTGGACGTCGACCTGGGCGGGGTGCTGAACCTGGGGCGGGCCGCGGTGCCCGCGCTGCTGCGTCGGCCGGAGCCCAGGTCGGGTCGTTTCCTGGCGGTGGCCTCGGCGGCCGCCACCCGCGGGCTGCCGCACCTGGCGGCCTACTGCGCGGCCAAGGCCGGGGTGGCCGGGTTCGTCCGCGCCCTGGCGGTCGAGTTGGCCGGGACTGGGGTGACCGCGAACGCCGTCAGCCCCGGGTCCACCGATACCGCGATGCTGGCCGCATCCGCCGACCTGTACAGGCTGGCCGGCCCCGAGGAGTTCGCCCGACAGGCGCCGCTCGGTCGATTGCTGGAGCCGGCCGAGATCGCCGCGATGCTGGTGTTCCTGGCCGGTCCGCAGGCCGGGGGTATCACCGGGGCAGTGGTGCCGGTCGACGGCGGCCTTGCTCTGTGA
- the mftF gene encoding mycofactocin biosynthesis glycosyltransferase MftF (Members of this protein family, MftF, are glycosyltransferases, members of PF00535 (glycosyl transferase family 2). The encoding gene is found as part of the mycofactocin cassette, in Mycobacterium tuberculosis, many other Actinobacteria, and occasional members of other lineages. Mycofactocin itself, a putative redox carrier, is a heavily modified derivative of the C-terminal Val-Tyr dipeptide of the mycofactocin precursor MftA (TIGR03969).), whose product MSEPAAGGLPVGFGIEFDPTLRRPAADVLVGGTPSRMLRLSGRGLDAFAELESGQVRSAAGGVLARRLTDAGLAHPQPPAAAEPDLVVIVPAYGRPDLLDRCLTALGRVFPVLVVDDASPQPPTDVVARHGAALIRRGSNGGPGAARNTGLAATDAEFVAFVDSDAAAGPEVLAALAGHLADPAVAAAAPRIRIVRTTARTTGYAAGRSALDLGARPAAVRPDSHVTYLPSTVLVVRRSCLGAGFDEALRVGEDVDLVWRLHDAGHVVRYDPSVAVEHVEPWTWSGLLGRRYRYGRSAAHLTRRHPGRLTPLVVEPWTGTGTVALLAGRPRVAAAALAGGVVAEWRRRGRLGLPRRTAPVVVARRAQAAWCNGGAWAVRFLGPVLAVAVVRKVRLGRIPAGLLALVLAEPVASWWAARDRAAGPITHVLGHLAEDIAYGAGVMSGCARERTVEPVLPTVRRV is encoded by the coding sequence GTGAGCGAGCCGGCGGCCGGCGGTCTGCCGGTCGGGTTCGGGATCGAGTTCGACCCGACCCTGCGGCGCCCCGCCGCCGACGTGCTGGTCGGCGGAACGCCGTCGCGGATGCTTCGGCTCAGCGGGCGCGGCCTGGATGCGTTCGCGGAACTGGAGTCCGGTCAGGTGCGATCGGCCGCCGGCGGCGTGCTCGCGCGCCGGCTGACCGATGCCGGATTGGCCCATCCGCAGCCGCCCGCTGCGGCGGAACCGGACCTGGTGGTGATCGTCCCGGCGTACGGCCGTCCCGATCTCCTGGACCGGTGCCTGACTGCGCTCGGTCGAGTGTTCCCGGTCCTGGTGGTCGATGACGCCTCGCCGCAGCCGCCGACCGACGTGGTTGCGCGCCACGGGGCCGCGCTGATCCGGCGGGGGAGCAACGGTGGGCCCGGCGCCGCGCGCAACACCGGGTTGGCCGCCACCGATGCGGAGTTTGTGGCCTTCGTCGACAGCGACGCGGCGGCAGGCCCGGAGGTGTTGGCCGCCCTGGCCGGGCACCTGGCCGATCCGGCCGTCGCGGCGGCGGCGCCGCGCATCCGGATCGTGCGCACGACGGCCCGGACCACCGGTTACGCCGCGGGTCGCAGCGCGCTCGACCTCGGCGCTCGCCCCGCTGCGGTCCGGCCCGACAGCCACGTCACCTACCTGCCGAGCACGGTGCTGGTGGTCCGCCGGAGCTGCTTGGGCGCCGGGTTCGACGAGGCGCTGCGGGTCGGGGAGGACGTCGACCTGGTGTGGCGCCTGCACGACGCCGGACACGTCGTCCGCTACGACCCGAGCGTGGCGGTGGAGCACGTCGAGCCGTGGACCTGGTCCGGCCTGCTGGGCCGGCGCTACCGGTACGGCCGCTCGGCCGCGCATCTGACGAGGCGTCACCCGGGGCGGCTGACACCGCTGGTGGTCGAGCCGTGGACCGGCACGGGCACGGTGGCGCTGCTGGCCGGTCGGCCTCGGGTCGCCGCGGCCGCGTTGGCCGGCGGAGTTGTGGCGGAGTGGCGCCGGCGCGGCCGGCTGGGGCTGCCGCGCCGCACGGCGCCGGTGGTGGTCGCCCGCCGGGCGCAGGCGGCCTGGTGCAACGGCGGCGCGTGGGCGGTGCGATTCCTGGGCCCGGTGCTGGCCGTTGCCGTGGTGCGCAAGGTCCGGCTGGGGCGGATACCGGCTGGGTTGCTCGCGCTGGTGCTGGCCGAGCCGGTCGCGTCGTGGTGGGCGGCCCGGGATCGGGCTGCCGGTCCGATCACCCACGTGCTCGGGCACCTGGCCGAGGACATTGCTTACGGGGCCGGGGTGATGAGCGGCTGCGCCCGCGAACGCACCGTCGAGCCGGTGCTGCCGACGGTGCGTCGTGTCTGA
- a CDS encoding TetR/AcrR family transcriptional regulator C-terminal domain-containing protein, translating to MRLSQEAVVAAALRVVDAEGVDAATMRRVGQELGTGVASLYAHVADKDELLALVFDRVVGEIDLSVPDAHWTEAVKTFPRRWRTALLAHRDLAKVNLGTVPTGPNAMRGMEGMLAVLHGAGLPNRVVGYAADLIGQFVTAATYEASLWQARMSSPQAENGDERFEFGLDVVIRGLATHLPPEPPGRPRASGVRKRRA from the coding sequence GTGCGACTGAGCCAGGAGGCGGTGGTCGCGGCTGCGCTACGGGTCGTCGACGCCGAAGGTGTCGACGCGGCGACCATGCGTCGGGTCGGGCAGGAGCTCGGCACCGGGGTGGCCTCGCTCTACGCGCACGTGGCGGACAAGGACGAACTGCTCGCGCTGGTCTTCGACCGGGTGGTCGGCGAGATCGACCTGTCGGTGCCCGACGCCCACTGGACCGAGGCGGTCAAGACGTTCCCGAGGCGATGGCGCACCGCATTGCTGGCCCACCGCGACCTGGCCAAGGTGAACCTGGGCACCGTACCCACCGGGCCCAACGCGATGCGTGGAATGGAGGGGATGCTCGCGGTCCTGCACGGCGCCGGGTTGCCGAACCGGGTGGTCGGCTACGCCGCCGACCTGATCGGTCAGTTCGTCACCGCGGCCACCTACGAGGCGAGCCTCTGGCAGGCGCGGATGTCCTCCCCGCAGGCCGAGAACGGGGACGAGAGATTCGAGTTCGGTCTGGACGTCGTGATCCGCGGGTTGGCCACCCACCTGCCGCCGGAGCCGCCCGGGCGGCCACGAGCCTCCGGCGTCCGGAAACGCCGGGCCTGA